The DNA region CTATCCACCTTCGCGGTGATCCCCTGGGAATCGGAGGGATTGGTCACCGCCCGCTGCATCTGTGACGTGCACACGCCCAAGGGGGATCCCTTCACGGGAGACCCGCGGTATGCCCTGAAGCGGGTCATGGCCGAGGCCGAGGAGATGGGCTTTGTGTATCACACGGGCCCGGAGCTGGAGTTCTTCCTCTTCCGTCTGGGGCCGGACGGCTCGCCGACGACGACGCCTCATGACTTCGCGGGGTACTTCGACGTCTCCACTGACCTGGCTCACAAGGTGCGGCGACAGATGGTGGAGGCGCTGAACGGGTTCGGCATCACCGTGGAGGCGGCGCATCACGAGGTGGCCACGGGCCAGCATGAGATCGACATCCGATACGGCCCGGCGCTGACCACGGCGGACAACGCGGTCACGTTGCGGGTGGCGCTGAAGGCCATCGCGCAGCGCAATGGGCTGTACTGCACCTTCATGCCCAAGCCCGTCGCCGGCATCAACGGCTCCGGCATGCATACCCATCAGAGCCTGACCCACAAGGATACGGGCGAGAACGCCTTCGCAGATCCCAACGATGAGTACGGGCTGTCCATCATCGCCAAGCAGTTCATCGCGGGCCAGCTGGCGCATGCCCGCGGGATGGCCGCCGTGATCGCGCCACTGGTCAACTCCTACAAGCGGCTGGTCCCTGGCTACGAGGCGCCGGTGTATATCTCGTGGGCGCGCATCAACCGCTCCGCTCTGATCCGAATCCCGCGCACCAATCCGGGTCGCCTGGAGGCCACGCGCATCGAGCTGCGCTGTCCGGATCCTTCGACGAACCCCTATCTGGCCTTCGCCGTGATGCTGGCCGCCGGTTTGGATGGCATCCGGAAGGGGATGGAGCCTCCTCCGCCCGCGGAGGAGAACCTGTACGAGATCGACAGCACTCGAAGCCGGCTGCAGATGATGCCCGGCTCCCTGGAGGAGGCCCTGGCCGAGTTGGAGAAGGACGAGGTCATTCAGGCCGCGCTGGGCCATCACATCTTCGAGCGGTTCATGGAGGCCAAGCGGATCGAGTGGGAGGAATATCGGGTCTCCGTCAGCCAGTGGGAGTTGGAGCGCTATTTGCCCATTTACTAAGGGCGTGGGGGAATCCCCTCCACACCTCCCCCTGTGGAGCATGCCGCTGAGGGATGCCCTCAGATGCTTTGCTGTGGACAAGGAAAGGCGGCGGGCTTCCTGAAGGAAGCTCGTCGCCTTTTGCGCCCGGCCTGGTCCCTCCCGGTAAGATCGGATCAGGCCCGGGCATGGAGGCTGCCGCAGGCTGAGCGTCGCTGCTCAGCCCACGGCAGGCCGATCCAGATCCCGTGGATTAGATGTCGAAGTAGAGGTAGAACTCGTACGGGTGCGGCCGGAGCCGAATCGGGTCCACCTCGCGCTCCCGCTTGTACGTCAGCCAGGTCTCGATGACATCCGGCGTGAAGACGTCGCCCTTGAGCAGGAACTCGTAGTCCTGTTCCAGCGCGTCCAGCACCTCGGCCAGGGAGCCGGGGGTGGACTCCACCCGCGCCGCCTCCTCCGGCGGCAGATCGTACAGGTCCTTGTCGATGGGCTCACCAGGATCGATCTGGTTCTGGATGCCGTCCAATCCCGCCATCAGCATGGCCGCGAAGGCCAGGTAGCCGTTGCACGAGGGGTCCGGGAAGCGGAGCTCCACTCGCTTGGCCTTCGGGCTGGGCGAGTACATGGGGATACGCACCGCCGCCGAGCGGTTGCGCTGCGAGTAGACCAGGTTGATCGGGGCTTCGAAGCCGGGCACCAGGCGGTGATAGGAGTTCACCGTCGGCGCGCAGAACGCCAGCAGCGATGGCGCGTGCTTCAGCAGGCCGCCGATGTAGTATCGGGCCATGTCGCTCAACCCGGCGTATCCGCTCTCATCGTAGAAGAGGTTGGTATCGCCCTTCCAGAGGCTCTGGTGCGTGTGCATCCCCGATCCGTTGTCCCCGAACAGCGGCTTGGGCATAAAGGTCGCCGTCTTGCCGTACTTGCGGGCGACGTTCTTGACGATGTACTTGTACTTCATCAAGTTGTCCGCCATCTGCACCAGCTCGGCGAAGCGCATGTCGATCTCGCACTGCCCGCCGGTGGCGACCTCATGATGATGCGCCTCGGTCTCCACGCCCGCTTCGAGCATGGTCAGCACGATCTCGCTGCGGATGTCCTGCAGTGTGTCGCTGGGCGGCACGGGGAAGTAGCCCTCTTTCGTGCGCGGCTTGTACCCCAGGTTGGGGTTCTCCTCCCGGCCGGTGTTCCAGCTCCCCTCCACCGAGTCGATGTAGTAATAGCCGTAGTTGGTGTCCTGAGCGTAGCGGATATCATCAAAGATGAAGAACTCGGCCTCCGGCCCCCAGTAGCTCACGTCCGCGATGCCGGTGCTCTTGAGGTAGGCCTCCGCCTTCTGAGCGATGTATCGCGGGTCGCGAGTGTAGTTCTCGCGCGTGATGGGATCACGCACGTTGCAGATGAGCACCAGCGTGGACGCGGCCCGGAACGGATCGAAGAAGGCGGTCGTCGGGTCCGGGATGAGCAGCATGTCGCTCTCCTGGATCTGCTGGAAGCCGCGAATGGACGACCCATCGAAGCCCAGCCCCTCGCTGAAAGCGTCCTCATCCAGTGCGCCCGCCGGTATCGAGAAGTGTTGCCAGATCCCCGGCATGTCGGTAAACCGGAGGTCCACTATCTGCACGTCGTGTTCCTTGATTACGGCTAAGACATCCTCTGGTGTGCTGCACTGAAGCGGCATGTGTACGACTCCTTTCGCTTCTGGATAGGATTAGGCTTCATAGCAAAGCCTCGCCAGGATAACTATAAGACAACCGGGCCGCGCCGACCACCTTCAAAGTGGCCAAATAGGGCGCCTCCCGTTTGTACAACCTGCATAAACCCCTCACTGCAATAAGAACGCGTTCAGATCACGGACGTATGCGGTGTGGCGGACCAGATCGGCGTGGAGCCGCTCCACGTCTCCCCCATATCCCAGCCGGCGGGCCAGGAACGCGAACTCCTCACTATCCGTGGGGGGGACCGTCAGATCCTTGGCGTTTCCCCGCACCATCCGCAGCGCGTTGATCAGCCGTCTCAGGAAGATGTGGGCCTCCCGAAGCCGCCGGAACTCCTCGGCTGAGAGGATGCCCGCCTCCGCCAGCGCCTCCATGGCCTCTCGCGTGTTGGTTCGACGCAGCGTGGGGTCCTGGTGCCCGTGGGTGATCTGCAGTCCCTGGACCAGGTATTCCAGGTCCACCAGGCCGCCCGGGCTGAACTTCGCGTTGAAGGTTCCTCCCGTGACGAGGTGTCGGATCTGTCTCTCGCGCATGGCGCGCATGGCCTTGACGTCGAACGGCTCGCCGCTGTAGACGAATTGGTCTCGCAGCGCCTCGATGTGTTTGCCCAGCTCCGGGTCCCCGGCGATCGGCCGTAGCTTCACCAGCGCCTGGCGTTCGTATGCCCACGCGGGGCCGCCCGGGCCGAAGTAGCGCCGAAAGGCCTCCAGCGAGACGGCCATGCTGCCCATGCGGCCGTAGGGGCGCAGTTGCAGATCGATCTCGAAGATCCCCTCTCGTCGTGCCCGGATCGTCTGCAGGAACGCGTATACCAGTCGCTCGTAATACTCCGCTGTGGTGATGACGCGAGGCCCCGTGGTCTCGCCGTTACCGGCGAAGATGAACATCAGCTCGATGTCGGAGGCGTAGCCCAGCTCTCGCCCGCCGCACTTGCCCAGCGCGCAGACGCTCAACGGAGCGGGCGTCCCGTCCTCCAGGAGGGGATCCCCGTACTGGGCCCGCAGCTCCTCGTCGCACAGGCGATAGGCCGCCTCCACGATCACCTCGGCCAGCTCCGTCAGCTCACCGGAGAACTGCCCGAACTCGGTGATGTAGCCCAGGATATGCCGCATGTCGATGCGGAACATCTCCCGGTCCTTGAAGGTGTTGAGCACCTCCCGGCGGGCCTCGTAGTCCGGGGCCTCCCGGAGAGCGTCCGCCAGCTCTCGGCGCCACTGCTCCTTGGTCTTGGCCTGTGCCAGCGCATCGACGTCCCGAACGACTGGGAAGAGGTTGTCGTGCTGCATGCGGAGGAAGTCCTCCCACAGGAAGTCGCTGACGCCCAGCAACCTGGCCAGCGCCTCCAACACCTCCGGCCTCTCCAGGGTGGTCAGCTCGTCAGGCCAGTCCGGCCGCATGAAGAGCTGCCCCACGAAGTTCCGGAAGTGGAGCAGGGCGGATTCCGGGTTGGGCGAGCGCGGCAACAGGTGCGTGAAGTGCTTGACCAACACGGCCGCGGCGCGCAGCCGGCGTTGTCTGTCCGGATCGGTGATCTTCTGCCCTCGGGCATCGGTGACGTACAGCGTGTCACGCACGCGATTCCCGACCGAGTCGATGGTGACCCGGGCGATGTAGATGCCGATGAGGGCCAGCGCGTTGGTGAACTCGTACAGGAAGCCGATGGTGTCTGGCGCGTCGATGCGGAGGACGGTATAGCGCTCGGAGGCCTCGTTGTCGATCTCGATATCGACCGGGTACAGCGGCGCCGTGGCGCTGGGGATCTTTCGCAGCGCGTCGGCGACCCGCTTCGCCAGCTCGCCCTGGGCCTCCCGCTGTTCCCCGGCGTCCAGCCGCCGCAGGAGAGCCTCCAGATCCTCCGCGTATCGCGCCCAGGTCTCCGGGGAGACCTCCCCGTGCACGGGGTGCACAGTGAACACGTCCACGATCTTGCGCCGGGTCTCCGCGGATGGCCCTCCCGTGGACAGGCGTGGCCGGGGCCGCGCCCGGCGGGAGGATGGCGTCGAGCTCGGCCGTGAGTCGGCGGAAGGCTCCGAGAGCGGCTCGTATGTGAAGACCTGCCCGTCCAGGATGTTGAACCCGTACACGAACAGCAGCCCACAGATCAAGGAGAGCTCGCCCAGGTAGTCGTATGCCACGATGGTGACGCGCCATTGCCCGTCCTCGCGAGGCTCCGCCTCCACCTCGGCCAGGTTGTCCTGGCCGAGCCGATCCGCCAGCGCGATGTGATGCTCGATCTCGCGATCGCTGAAGGTGGCGATGTACGAGGGGCCCATCCGGGCCAGGTGTCGTGAGCCATGGTCGGAGGCAGGCCGGGGATTTGTATTCATCGCTCGCACGCTTTCCCTTCCCTCTAGATATCGCTGGTAGACGGCCCGGATCGCCGCACTGTGCTGCTGGTATCGGGCGACGAGCTGCGCGCCGGCTTCGGCCCCCTGGAATCCCAGCCGGCGGGCCAGATGGGCCAGCCCCTCCGCGTCGTCCGGGAGCGCATGGGTCTGCTGGTAATGCATCAGTTGCAGATGGTGCTCGATGGTGCGCAGGAAGATGTAGCCCTCCAGCAGAACGTCGTATTCGTCCTCGGGGAGGAACCCGGAAGCGCGTAGCCTGGACAGGGCGTCCAGCGTGTTGTGGCTGCGGAGATCGGGGCGGCGCGCGCCATATCGCAGCTGGAGGTATTGGGTCACGAACTCGACATCACGGATCGAGCCCTGGCCGAGCTTGACCTCGCCCCACTCCCGCCCACGCTGACGCAGTTGGGACTCGATGCGCTCCTTCATGGCCCGCATGTCCGCTCGCGCCGCCTCTCCCGTGATGTCGTAGATCAGCGGCGTCGCTCGATGCAGGAACTCCTCGCCGACGTCCTCATCCCCGGCGATGACGCGCGCTTTGAGCAGCGCCTGCTTCTCCCACAGCCGGGCGTGTTGGTGCAGGTAGGCGATATACCCGTCGATGGAGGAGACCAGTGCCCCGGAGCGGCCCCACGGGCGCAGCCGCATGTCGACGCGATAGAGGAATCCCTCGGACGTGATCCGGGACAGCGCCTCGATCAGCCGCTGCCCCAGCCGCCGATAGGCCATGGGGCCCGAGCGCGCCAGGAACAGCAGATCGATGTCGGAGCTGTAGTTCAGCTCCTGGCCACCCAGCTTGCCCAGCGCCAGGACGGCGAACCCCTCCGTTGGGGTGTCGGTCTGCTCCGCGGCGATGGCCAGGCAGGCCCGAACCAGGCTGTCGGCCAGGCCGGAGAGCTGATCGGTGACCGTGGCCAGGTCCAGCAGGCCGAGGAGGTCGCAGGTGCCGATGCGCAGGAGCTCCCAGCGCTGAAAGCGCCTCAGCGCGTCCAGCCGGGCGTCGACCTCGGCGAAGGGGGCGATGGCCTCCATGGCCTCCGAGTAGAGCCCTTTGACGTCTTTGGGCTGGGCCAGCCGCCTGTAGGCGATGAGCCGCTCGAAGTACTCGGGGGTGCGCAGGAGGATCTCCGTGAGAAACTGGCTTCCGGCGAAGAGGGTGGCGAGTACCTCGATGGCCCGGGGGTTGTCGGCGAGGTAGCGGAGCAACGCCTGGCGATCCGGGGCGCTTTGGACGAAGCGCTCCAGGTTCACCAGCACCCGGTCGGGGCTGGCGACGCCTTGCAGGGCCGTCAGCAGGGTGGGGAGGCATTCCAGGAACGCCTCTCGTCCCTCCGCCCGGCTGGCGAGCCTGCGCAGGCAGCGGGCGGCCGCCTGCCAGTCGACGAAGCCGACAGGCGCCAACATGTCGCGTATCACATCACCATCGAGCGATTCGCGTGAACTCAGATCATGACCGAGCGCGAATCCCGCAAAAAGCATAGCGATTGGGATTATAGGTGAAAACGCCGGACGCGTCCAATGCCGGATGTGTCGCAACTGTTCACCGTTGGGATGAAGGAACCCGGGGGCTTGCCACAGTGACTTTGACCGGTTGTCCTGAACTCCCTCCACCCCCTGGCCCCCGCCTCCTCCGGGAAGGGAGGACTTCGGGGGATGGGGACCGAAGCGAACGCCGGCGGCGCGCCAAGGGACCACTTCAGGGCGAGCCAACACGGTGAACCGTACCGGCTGCCGAGCCCTGATGATCCAAGAAGTCCATCGGAGTCGCCGGTGTTGCAGATTTGTTGCAATCTTGCGAGAACCCGTTGACATGTTTCAGGATGGGCGCGACAATGCTTTCAAG from Chloroflexota bacterium includes:
- the glnA gene encoding type I glutamate--ammonia ligase is translated as MQQDSADVERVQEIIERAGVQFVNLQFTDIVGSVKQVTIPISEWDVAVKYGIWFDGSSIEGFARIAESDMYLTPDLSTFAVIPWESEGLVTARCICDVHTPKGDPFTGDPRYALKRVMAEAEEMGFVYHTGPELEFFLFRLGPDGSPTTTPHDFAGYFDVSTDLAHKVRRQMVEALNGFGITVEAAHHEVATGQHEIDIRYGPALTTADNAVTLRVALKAIAQRNGLYCTFMPKPVAGINGSGMHTHQSLTHKDTGENAFADPNDEYGLSIIAKQFIAGQLAHARGMAAVIAPLVNSYKRLVPGYEAPVYISWARINRSALIRIPRTNPGRLEATRIELRCPDPSTNPYLAFAVMLAAGLDGIRKGMEPPPPAEENLYEIDSTRSRLQMMPGSLEEALAELEKDEVIQAALGHHIFERFMEAKRIEWEEYRVSVSQWELERYLPIY
- the glnA gene encoding type I glutamate--ammonia ligase codes for the protein MPLQCSTPEDVLAVIKEHDVQIVDLRFTDMPGIWQHFSIPAGALDEDAFSEGLGFDGSSIRGFQQIQESDMLLIPDPTTAFFDPFRAASTLVLICNVRDPITRENYTRDPRYIAQKAEAYLKSTGIADVSYWGPEAEFFIFDDIRYAQDTNYGYYYIDSVEGSWNTGREENPNLGYKPRTKEGYFPVPPSDTLQDIRSEIVLTMLEAGVETEAHHHEVATGGQCEIDMRFAELVQMADNLMKYKYIVKNVARKYGKTATFMPKPLFGDNGSGMHTHQSLWKGDTNLFYDESGYAGLSDMARYYIGGLLKHAPSLLAFCAPTVNSYHRLVPGFEAPINLVYSQRNRSAAVRIPMYSPSPKAKRVELRFPDPSCNGYLAFAAMLMAGLDGIQNQIDPGEPIDKDLYDLPPEEAARVESTPGSLAEVLDALEQDYEFLLKGDVFTPDVIETWLTYKREREVDPIRLRPHPYEFYLYFDI
- a CDS encoding glutamine synthetase adenylyltransferase, with the translated sequence MLAPVGFVDWQAAARCLRRLASRAEGREAFLECLPTLLTALQGVASPDRVLVNLERFVQSAPDRQALLRYLADNPRAIEVLATLFAGSQFLTEILLRTPEYFERLIAYRRLAQPKDVKGLYSEAMEAIAPFAEVDARLDALRRFQRWELLRIGTCDLLGLLDLATVTDQLSGLADSLVRACLAIAAEQTDTPTEGFAVLALGKLGGQELNYSSDIDLLFLARSGPMAYRRLGQRLIEALSRITSEGFLYRVDMRLRPWGRSGALVSSIDGYIAYLHQHARLWEKQALLKARVIAGDEDVGEEFLHRATPLIYDITGEAARADMRAMKERIESQLRQRGREWGEVKLGQGSIRDVEFVTQYLQLRYGARRPDLRSHNTLDALSRLRASGFLPEDEYDVLLEGYIFLRTIEHHLQLMHYQQTHALPDDAEGLAHLARRLGFQGAEAGAQLVARYQQHSAAIRAVYQRYLEGRESVRAMNTNPRPASDHGSRHLARMGPSYIATFSDREIEHHIALADRLGQDNLAEVEAEPREDGQWRVTIVAYDYLGELSLICGLLFVYGFNILDGQVFTYEPLSEPSADSRPSSTPSSRRARPRPRLSTGGPSAETRRKIVDVFTVHPVHGEVSPETWARYAEDLEALLRRLDAGEQREAQGELAKRVADALRKIPSATAPLYPVDIEIDNEASERYTVLRIDAPDTIGFLYEFTNALALIGIYIARVTIDSVGNRVRDTLYVTDARGQKITDPDRQRRLRAAAVLVKHFTHLLPRSPNPESALLHFRNFVGQLFMRPDWPDELTTLERPEVLEALARLLGVSDFLWEDFLRMQHDNLFPVVRDVDALAQAKTKEQWRRELADALREAPDYEARREVLNTFKDREMFRIDMRHILGYITEFGQFSGELTELAEVIVEAAYRLCDEELRAQYGDPLLEDGTPAPLSVCALGKCGGRELGYASDIELMFIFAGNGETTGPRVITTAEYYERLVYAFLQTIRARREGIFEIDLQLRPYGRMGSMAVSLEAFRRYFGPGGPAWAYERQALVKLRPIAGDPELGKHIEALRDQFVYSGEPFDVKAMRAMRERQIRHLVTGGTFNAKFSPGGLVDLEYLVQGLQITHGHQDPTLRRTNTREAMEALAEAGILSAEEFRRLREAHIFLRRLINALRMVRGNAKDLTVPPTDSEEFAFLARRLGYGGDVERLHADLVRHTAYVRDLNAFLLQ